The Synechococcus sp. BL107 nucleotide sequence TCGGGTGACGTTGATCTATGAGTTGCCGCTGGCTGAGGTGGTGACGGATTTCTTTGATCAGATGAAAACCCGCACCCAGGGTTATGCCTCGATGGAATATCACCTGATCGGTTATCGCAAAAACCAATTGGTGCGCCTTGATGTGTTGATCAATGGCGATCGCGCTGATCCACTCACCACGATTGTTCATCAAGACAAGGCCTACAACGTGGGTAAGGCCTTAGTGGATAAGTTGAAAGAACTGATTCCGCGCCAACAGTTCAAGATTCCGCTTCAGGCCTCGATTGGTAGCCGCATTATTGCCTCCACCAGCATCAGTGCGATCCGCAAAGATGTGTTAGCCAAGTGTTATGGCGGTGATATCTCACGGAAGAAGAAATTGCTGAAGAAACAGGCGAAGGGTAAGAAGCGGATGAAGGCGATGGGTAAGGTGGATGTGCCCCAGGAAGCCTTCATGGCGGTGCTCAAGTTGAATGATTGATAGTCTTTTTATCCTTTTGATTGATTAATTTAACCGAAATCGTCTTGATTGTTCTCAATCGATTCTTTGTCGATTTGATTGTAGTAACCATGTGTTTTTTGTGATAGATGTTCCAGCCATGGTGAGTTGAAGCCGCGCTGTGTTGAGGTTGTCAGCCGTGACTTGAGACGTGGTGGCATTGAGCTGTTCCAGTGGTTTCACGATGCGTCGCACCAGCCAGCTCACGGCCAACAAGGTGATCGCCAAGCAGCTACCCCAAGTGAGAATCATCAACTGCAAGTAGTTGCCGAGGGCCTGTTGATTGGCTCCCACGTCCTGCAAGATCCAGAGCCGCCCTCCACCGGGAAGCTCTTCCACCAACTCGCTGAGGTAGCGCGTGTTGTCGAGGCTGATCTGCTCTTGGCGACCCACCACGCCTCCGGGATTGCTTCGCATGGCGGCGCGAAGCGCCGTGTCCGAACTCTTTAGATGCTCTCTTTGAGGAAGGATCAGGCGTCCATCGGGCTGTTCGATCCAAAGCCGAGTGCGATGGCTGGAGTGGACCAGGAGCTCGAGCTGAAGATGTTCAAGGGCATGGGCAGCATCGGCATTGGCCCTAGCGCTCTGATTGGACCGAAGCGATGTCTGAATCGCGCCGGCACTGCTGCGAAGTGTTTGTGTTTCGTTGTGGATCAGGGTCCGTTGACCCACCCACAAACCGGCCGTTGAGGCGCCAGTAAAACCGGCAAACACCACGAGATAGGTGGCGAGCTGAAGCTGCCCCTGAAGGCTTCCGAGCAGCCGTTGTCGCCAGCGACGTTGGGATGGCATCACCCCATTCTCATCAGTTCGGTGGACAATGCACTGCATTCGGACCGTTTAAGGCCTGTGATCCGCAGCCTCTCCTTTCGAATGGCCCGTTGGGGGCTTGTGATTGTTGGGCTGTACTTGCTGGTGGCCTTGATCACCCCAGTCTTGATCCATTTGGGCTTGCTTCCCGATGCCAATGCCGGTCTGTCCAACCCGATTTACAACAGCCCGAGCTGGAGCCACTGGTGTGGCACTGATCGCTTGGGTCGGGATGTGTGTGTTCGCACGATGGCCGGGAGTGGTGTAGCTCTCCAGGTGGTGATGCTCGCTGTGGGCTTTGCTCTTGTCTTGGGTGTGCCCCTGGGAATGGTGAGCGGTTATTTCGGCGGCGCGATCGACCGAACGCTGGTGCTGCTGATGGACACCCTCTACACCCTGCCGGTTTTGTTGTTGTCGGTGGTGTTGGCTTTCCTGCTCGGTAAGGGCATCCCCAATGCCGCCGCGGCTTTATGTGTTGTGTACGTGCCCCAGTACTTCAGGGTGGTGCGCAACCAAACAGCACAGGTCAAAAGTGAGTTGTTTGTGGAAGCGGCCCAGTCGCTTGGGGCCGGACCGGTGTGGATCTTGCGGCGCTACCTATTTCGCAATGTGATTACGTCGGTGCCGGTGTTGCTCACCTTGAATGCTGCCGATGCCGTTTTGGTGTTGGGTGGTCTTGGTTTTCTCGGCCTTGGCTTGCCTGAAACGGTGCCGGAGTGGGGAGGGGATTTGAACCTTGCCCTGGCAGCGGTCCCCACGGGCGTTTGGTGGACGGCGCTCTTCCCGGGGCTGGCGATGTTCATCCTTGTGCTCGGTCTCTCCTTCCTTGGTGAGGGGATCGAAGCGTGGGTGAGCGGCGGCGAAGCACGTCCAGCATCAGACTGAGCGTCACACTGGCGTTGGCAGAGGAGTTTTGATGTCTTGGGGAGTCAGCGCTCTGTTCTTAACGGCTGCTGCTCTGCTTTGGCTGCTTGCCCGTGATAATTCGGACGATGTGATCGGTCTTCTCGAGAAGATCATCGCCGTCACCGCCGTGATGCTTGTGTTGCTGCTCAATCGCAGCGTGCTGTTGGAGGGGGTGGCTTTGTTGATCGCCTTTGTCTTGCCGAAAGCGCGTCGCACCCCCTCCTGAAGCTGCCGGCTTAATCCTGGCTCTTTGCTTTCACTTCCCGAATGGAGATCCTGCAGGAACTCGGGAAGATCGCATGGGCTGCTTCCACGGCATGGCCAAGATCGACAGATTGGACCATTTCCTCACCCCAGTCCTTGCCGCAGTGATACGTCACCGCGTATTGATGCATCCGTTTGTGATCCATCCCTGACAAAGCAACTGTTTGAGTTATGGCTCAAGGATGTGTGGGAAACAAGATTCGATGAAGTTTCAGCAGCGCAGCTTCACCGTGCGCGGCAACTCTTCCATCAGTTCCCCCTGTTCATTGAGGTCTGGATAGGGCCTGTTCTGCTCACGGCACCAGGCAGCCACCTCGGGGTATGACCATTCGAGCAGCAGTCGTTGGTAATGCTCAGCTGTGAGCCCTTCCCCACGACTGGGGGCCACCCCTGCCGCTTGTCGTTGTCGCAGCGATTCGAACAGCAGCGTTGCTGTGGCGACGGACACGTTCAGGGACTGCACCATCCCTCGCATCGGAATGAACAGGGCTTCATCCATTAGATCCCGAGCTTGATCGCTCAGGCCCCATTTCTCTGCTCCAAGCACAAATGCGGTGGGTCCGGTGAAATCGCAATCGCGATAGTCCCGGGCGTTCGTGCCGAGATGGGTGCCATACAAGCGGAATCCTTTGGCCTTCAGAACCTTGATTGCCGTTTCGATGTCGGGATGATCGTTCAACGGCACCCACTTTTGGCTCCCTTGGGCCGTGCTGTTGTAGGTGCGCGGCCGTCCCGAGAAACTCACCGCATGGGCCTCCAGGGCTCCAACGGCATCGCAGCTACGCAGGATGGCCGAAAGGTTATGGGGCTTCTCCACGTGCTCGAGCAGCACGGTGAGATCCGCCATGCGGTGGTTTAAGACGGACTTGAGTCGTTCAAACCGACGAGGCAGCAGGGGCATCGACAGAGTTGATCGTCAAAGAGTGTCGTGATCCGTGTTGAAGGATCCCTGGTTAAACCGTACGTCCCAGGCTGTTCCATTGAGAGCACCACCCCATCGTTTCAAGACAGCAATGGCCAATGCCGAAACGTGATGAATCCTTGGTTCACCCAACCTTCGATCAACGCGTTTGGGCCGTTGTTGAGCAAATCCCCCATGGCCGGCTTGCCACCTACGGTCAGATCGCAGATCTCATTGGTGCTTGGGGCTGTGCACGGCAGGTGGGTTGGGCGCTGCGGCGGCTTCATTTGCCTTCCGAAGTGCCTTGGCATCGTGTGGTGAATGCCAAAGGGCAAATTTCGATGAGCCCGAGCCGTGAAGGCAGCGACTGGATGCAACGAGACTTGCTGATCACGGAGGGAATTCCTGTGGATCAAGAGGGACGTTTGCCTTTGAAGCGGTTTCTTTGGCGTCCAGTCGCTATCTCTGGTGCATCAAGCCAATAGCCCTTGACCACCTCTGCGAGCATCGGAATTGCGCCACGCCAGCTGGCATGGAAGGTGTTGCAAGCGGTTGCCGCTGGGGCCTATGCGGATGTGGCGCTCGAACGCTGCCTCCGGGACCACCCTCTGCAGGGTCCTGATCGAGGTTTGGCAACGGAGCTGGCCTATGGGGCGATTCGTCAGCGTCGCATTTTGGATGGCTGGCTCGATCGCATGGGCAAGGTGCCTGCCGCGAAGCAACCACCAAAATTGCGCTGGTTGCTGCATGTTGGTCTCTATCAATTGCTGATGATGGAGCGGATTCCCTCCGCAGCAGCCGTTAATACCACGGTGGAACTGGCCAAGGTGAGCGGCCTTGCCCGCTTGGCACCGGTGGTGAATGGGCTGCTTCGAGGGGTGCTGCGGGCCCATGAATCCGGCGAAACGCTGGAGTTGTCCGCCGACCCTGCGATTCAGTTGGCTCAGCAGGCTTCACTGCCCGATTGGTTGGCTGCATCGCTCATTCAATGGCGGGGCCCAGAGGGAGCCGCAGCGGTGGCCGCTGCCTGTAATCACGTTCCGGATCTTGATCTGCGCGTCAATCGGTTGCGATCGACGCCCGAGCAGGTGGGTCGTGACTTAGCGGAGGTTGGAATTGAAACGTGTCCGATTGCAGGTTGCGCGAATGGGTTGCAGGTGTTGGGCCACAGCGGTGATCTGCGGCATTGGCCGGGGTATGCGGAGGGATATTGGTGTGTTCAAGACCGGGCGGCTCAGTGGGTGGCTCCCTTACTGGATCCCAATCCTGGGGATCGAGTTTTGGATGCTTGTGCAGCTCCCGGCGGCAAGGCCACACATCTTGCAGAACTCATGGGTGATGTGGGTGAAATCTGGGCCGTTGACCGTTCAGCGGGGCGTCTCAAACGGGTGGCAGTGAATGCGGCGAGGCTTGGACTCGGTTCAATTCAGGCTTTGGCCGCTGATGCGGCGTTGCTCTCGAAGGAGCGTCCCGAGTGGCGTGAAGCTTTTCAATCAATCCTGATCGATGCACCGTGTTCGGGGTTGGGTACCTTGGCGCGCCATCCCGATGCGCGTTGGCGGATGACACCGAAAGCCATTCAAGATTTGCTTCCTCAGCAGCAGGCGTTGTTGGACGGCCTCGTTCCCTTATTGGCTCCCGGAGGACGGCTGGTGTATGCCACTTGCACGATGCACCCAGCTGAAAATGGTGAACAAATGGCCAACCTTCTCAAACGTTGTTCTGAGTTGACCCTGGAGCGGGAACAACAACGTTGGCCGGATGCGGAAGAAGGTGGTGATGGTTTTTATGCCGCCGTTCTTCAGCGGGTCCAGCGCCGCTCCTGAATGCGTGGCTTCATCCAATTCCGTTGTGGGCTCGCAGCAGGTGCCAGGTTCTCCCTTGGGGATGGAACCGGTGCGGGCGGTGCAAACTCCGGAGGGAATGGATTGTCCGTTGCTGGATATTCACTCCCATCTGGGGCGTCGACCTGTTCTAGAGATTCTTTTTCGTGCTCATATCCGAGGTACTCAGCCTTTTTGTCGGTTGTCTTCGGTTTCTTTTTGCCAGGCACTCGCCAAGGACGGTTCAGCTCAGGCTTTGGTGGGAACGCCTGAACGGGAAGTTCCTCTGTGATTTGAAGCATGAACTGTTTCCAAGTCCATGCCGCCTCGCCGCTGTTGCTTTTGGTTTCACGGTTGTCGTCGTAGCCGAACCACACCGCGGTGGTGAGTTGGGGGATGGAACCGATAAACCAGAGATCCCGCGCACCCTCTGAGGTGCCTGTTTTGCCAGCCACCTGACGATCATCCAGTTTTGCTGCGATGCCTGTTCCTCCGGTTACCACGCGCTGGAACATCCAGTTCATCGCATCGGCTACATCACTGTCGAGAGCCCGCCGTCCCCGGTCTCCATCGACCCGCCGGCTCCAGAGAATGTTGCTTTCTGGCCCTCGGATTTCTTCAAAGGGAGTGGGCTTAACGAAGACTCCACGGTTGGCGACACCGGCATAGGCCGCGGCCATATCCAAGACGGTTTGCTCATAGGCACCAATCGCCATCGGGTAGTACTTGCCGAGCGGGCGTTGGGTTCCAATTTCAAATTTGTTGGCGGTTTTGATGATGGCGTCGAACCCCACGATGTCTTGCAATTGCACAGCCACGGTGTTGAGGGAGTTCTTCAGGGCATTCGCCAGCGATACTTTCCCGTAATACTTATTGCCAAAATTTTTCGGGCAATATCCTTTCCAGCAGCGCTTTTTATCGAGAACAATGGTTTCCGGTTTCACACCTAGATCGATGGCTGTGGCGTAGGGGAACAGCTTGAAGGTGGAGCCCGGTGAGCGCAATGCCAAGGTGGCTCGGTTGAACTGACTTTCGTAAAAGTCGCGACCGCCCACCATCACTCGAACCAGGCCGGTCCCTGGTTCGATCGACACCATCACGCCCTCGGTATCGAAGGGGGCGTTCTTGAGAATCACATTGCGAGCTTTTGTTTGCCAATCAAGGTTCAAGCTGGTTCGTACCTTGATCCCGCCCACCTCCAATTGTTCTGGGGTCACCAGATTGGGTAATTCCTGAGCCACCCAGGTGGTGAAGTACGGAGCGGAGCTGTTGAAATACTTGGGTGTGGCCGGCTTCAGGGCGAGGGGGGAGGCGCTGGCTCGTTCAGCTTCCACGCGGCTGATCGCCCCCGACTGGGCCATGCGATCAAGCACTAAGGCCCGCTGCTTTCGGGCTAAATCTGGATTCACCAAGGGTGAATAGATCGATGGAGCTGGTGGGAGCCCTGCGATCAACGCAGCCTCAGCAACCGTCAGTTGATCGGTGGTTTTTGAGAAGTAAATCCATGCGGCATCTGACACGCCATAGGCACCGGACCCCAAATACACGTAGTTCAGGTATTGCTCGAGAATTTGTTGCTTACTCAGTTGCCGCTCAAGCTTGAGCGCCAGAGCGGCTTCCTTCAGTTTGCGGGTGATGGTGCGGTCTTGGCTCAGAAAAACAATCCGAGCCAATTGTTGGGTGATCGTGCTCGCCCCCTCACGCACGGCACCCTGTCGCACGTTGGTGACCACCGCCCGTGCAATGCCCCAAACATCGACGCCATTGTGCTGAAAAAACCTGCGGTCTTCCGCAGCAATAAAAGCGTTTTGAACCAGCGGCGGCATGGCGCCTGGTTTGATTTTTTCTCGAGTCGCAGGACCCAACTTTTGGATGATTTTGCCCTGGGACGAGAGCAGCGTGATGGTTCCGGGTCGGTTGAAACTGGCGATTCCCCTTGCATCGGGAAGGGTCGAATCCACTAGTTCCGTTACAGCACGGGTTCCTAGGGCTGCGCCGACGCCAACAGCAGCTGCTGTACCTGCGATCAGGGCCCAATGGAGACGAGTGCGATTCACATCACCTGGGTCAGAGAACTGTGGCCGACAGCCAATGCTGTCACCAACATGCCAAGAACCAAGAAAGGCTGCGCACTCGCTTGATATTTCACATCAAATTCAACGGGATCAGTCAACAGCCAGATGTCCTGAAATGTGATCTGGGGAATGATCAATAGCACCAAAAGAACCGCTGCGAAATGCTGGCCAATGGCAATTAATACGCCCACCATCGCCAGTTGGAAAATATCGATCATTCCTGCACTGATCCAGCTGGCACGTTTGATGCCAAACACCACGGGAAGGGACTGAAGTCCAAGGGCACGGTCGCCCTCAACGCTTTTGAAATCGTTCACCACCGCAATGCCCAGCCCAGCCAAGCTGTAGGCCAGGGTGAGAAATGCTGTCGTCCAGGTGAGCTGCCCAAATAGGGCTTGGCCGGCCCACCAAGGCAAAGCGATGTAGCTCGCGCCGAGGGCATAGTTCCCGAGCCAGCCGTTCTGCTTCAGCTTTAGGGGGGGGGCTGAGTAGATAAAGCTCACAAAGGAGCCACCCAGAGCCAGCAGGAACACCACGGGTGTGGTGT carries:
- a CDS encoding HAMP domain-containing protein: MPSQRRWRQRLLGSLQGQLQLATYLVVFAGFTGASTAGLWVGQRTLIHNETQTLRSSAGAIQTSLRSNQSARANADAAHALEHLQLELLVHSSHRTRLWIEQPDGRLILPQREHLKSSDTALRAAMRSNPGGVVGRQEQISLDNTRYLSELVEELPGGGRLWILQDVGANQQALGNYLQLMILTWGSCLAITLLAVSWLVRRIVKPLEQLNATTSQVTADNLNTARLQLTMAGTSITKNTWLLQSNRQRID
- a CDS encoding ABC transporter permease; protein product: MARWGLVIVGLYLLVALITPVLIHLGLLPDANAGLSNPIYNSPSWSHWCGTDRLGRDVCVRTMAGSGVALQVVMLAVGFALVLGVPLGMVSGYFGGAIDRTLVLLMDTLYTLPVLLLSVVLAFLLGKGIPNAAAALCVVYVPQYFRVVRNQTAQVKSELFVEAAQSLGAGPVWILRRYLFRNVITSVPVLLTLNAADAVLVLGGLGFLGLGLPETVPEWGGDLNLALAAVPTGVWWTALFPGLAMFILVLGLSFLGEGIEAWVSGGEARPASD
- the trmH gene encoding tRNA (guanosine(18)-2'-O)-methyltransferase TrmH is translated as MPLLPRRFERLKSVLNHRMADLTVLLEHVEKPHNLSAILRSCDAVGALEAHAVSFSGRPRTYNSTAQGSQKWVPLNDHPDIETAIKVLKAKGFRLYGTHLGTNARDYRDCDFTGPTAFVLGAEKWGLSDQARDLMDEALFIPMRGMVQSLNVSVATATLLFESLRQRQAAGVAPSRGEGLTAEHYQRLLLEWSYPEVAAWCREQNRPYPDLNEQGELMEELPRTVKLRC
- a CDS encoding MGMT family protein, producing the protein MPKRDESLVHPTFDQRVWAVVEQIPHGRLATYGQIADLIGAWGCARQVGWALRRLHLPSEVPWHRVVNAKGQISMSPSREGSDWMQRDLLITEGIPVDQEGRLPLKRFLWRPVAISGASSQ
- a CDS encoding 16S rRNA (cytosine(967)-C(5))-methyltransferase, producing MTTSASIGIAPRQLAWKVLQAVAAGAYADVALERCLRDHPLQGPDRGLATELAYGAIRQRRILDGWLDRMGKVPAAKQPPKLRWLLHVGLYQLLMMERIPSAAAVNTTVELAKVSGLARLAPVVNGLLRGVLRAHESGETLELSADPAIQLAQQASLPDWLAASLIQWRGPEGAAAVAAACNHVPDLDLRVNRLRSTPEQVGRDLAEVGIETCPIAGCANGLQVLGHSGDLRHWPGYAEGYWCVQDRAAQWVAPLLDPNPGDRVLDACAAPGGKATHLAELMGDVGEIWAVDRSAGRLKRVAVNAARLGLGSIQALAADAALLSKERPEWREAFQSILIDAPCSGLGTLARHPDARWRMTPKAIQDLLPQQQALLDGLVPLLAPGGRLVYATCTMHPAENGEQMANLLKRCSELTLEREQQRWPDAEEGGDGFYAAVLQRVQRRS
- a CDS encoding transglycosylase domain-containing protein yields the protein MNRTRLHWALIAGTAAAVGVGAALGTRAVTELVDSTLPDARGIASFNRPGTITLLSSQGKIIQKLGPATREKIKPGAMPPLVQNAFIAAEDRRFFQHNGVDVWGIARAVVTNVRQGAVREGASTITQQLARIVFLSQDRTITRKLKEAALALKLERQLSKQQILEQYLNYVYLGSGAYGVSDAAWIYFSKTTDQLTVAEAALIAGLPPAPSIYSPLVNPDLARKQRALVLDRMAQSGAISRVEAERASASPLALKPATPKYFNSSAPYFTTWVAQELPNLVTPEQLEVGGIKVRTSLNLDWQTKARNVILKNAPFDTEGVMVSIEPGTGLVRVMVGGRDFYESQFNRATLALRSPGSTFKLFPYATAIDLGVKPETIVLDKKRCWKGYCPKNFGNKYYGKVSLANALKNSLNTVAVQLQDIVGFDAIIKTANKFEIGTQRPLGKYYPMAIGAYEQTVLDMAAAYAGVANRGVFVKPTPFEEIRGPESNILWSRRVDGDRGRRALDSDVADAMNWMFQRVVTGGTGIAAKLDDRQVAGKTGTSEGARDLWFIGSIPQLTTAVWFGYDDNRETKSNSGEAAWTWKQFMLQITEELPVQAFPPKPELNRPWRVPGKKKPKTTDKKAEYLGYEHEKESLEQVDAPDGSEYPATDNPFPPEFAPPAPVPSPRENLAPAASPQRNWMKPRIQERRWTR
- the chlG gene encoding chlorophyll synthase ChlG, with protein sequence MSDARQLLGMKGASGTTNIWKLRLQLMKPVTWIPLIWGVICGAAASGNYHWQLDHVLAAFACMLMSGPLLAGFTQTINDYYDRDIDAINEPYRPIPSGAISLGQVKLQIWILLLAGLGVSYGLDLWAQHTTPVVFLLALGGSFVSFIYSAPPLKLKQNGWLGNYALGASYIALPWWAGQALFGQLTWTTAFLTLAYSLAGLGIAVVNDFKSVEGDRALGLQSLPVVFGIKRASWISAGMIDIFQLAMVGVLIAIGQHFAAVLLVLLIIPQITFQDIWLLTDPVEFDVKYQASAQPFLVLGMLVTALAVGHSSLTQVM